From the genome of Triticum aestivum cultivar Chinese Spring chromosome 1A, IWGSC CS RefSeq v2.1, whole genome shotgun sequence:
TCTCCAATTCCAATCCCTACTTTGATGCCTAGTGAATTTTCTAAGCTCTGAAGATCAAGAGAGAAATTTTGCCAGGACATGTGAAAACAACAGATGTACTGCATAAATCAAGAGAGGAAACATGAACTGGACAGTTCAGTAACATTGCAAAGCACAAATAAAGCCAGAACAAACTATATAGTAGAAGAAAAAAAGCACACACTGTATACAAAACCCACATGAATCAGGCAAGGGATAACTAGATAGTTTAGTAGCATGTGTGCCCACATGCTCACATCCCCAAACAAAATATCCTAATGTAACATACACAGTGAGTAATTACATTGAAAATCCCAGTCAAAAAGCACATCACTTGCTCTATAAAAAACAGTGTAATCACAGTTCAATTTAACTACAAAGATACACTGGAAATACAGTTTAATAACTCTGAAATTTCACTTAAATGCCCAATGTAATTACATTGAAAATTCACAGTAATTACATACAGTGTGTTACTCTGAATATCCACTGAAAAAATTACATACACTGTAATTACTCTGAATATACACTGTAATTACACTGAAAAAACATTGTACTTACACTGTAATTACTCTAAATATACACTGTAATTACACTGAAAAAACATTGTACTTACATTGTAAAAGACTATGTAATTGCAGTTCAATTTGACTGCAAAAAATACAACGGAATACAGTATAATATCTCTGAAAATCCTCTTAAATGCCCATTGTAGTTAGACTAAGAAATCACTGTAATTACATTGTAATGTAAACTGGGATTACTCTAGAAAATCCACTAAAATCCCCATGGTAATTGCACTGAAATTCCATTCTAGTTACAAATAAAAAACACTGTAACTCTACTGAAATGCAATGTAATTACACAACTAGAAAAAATACACATTATTTGAGCACTTGATATGTCAACACTCAATAGTAGCTTCACTTTCAGCTCCTAGTTAATTGCACATCTCTAATATGCAAGCACCTGCAAAATCACCAGATAATTTGCAGAGATCACATAATCTATCTATTCCACGGCACAAAACTGGTCAGTTTGCATAAAAGCACTAGGGACATAGCATAACCACAATATTTAGCATGTACAGTGGCAAAAAAAAAGAGCATTTCCAAAGTAGTAAATTATAGTAGCTATAAGCCCCAAAACATTGAAAATACAGTTACCAAGCTGCTGAAATTACATATACTAGAAAATCATGTGCACAACTAAGGTTTCTTACACAAATGGGCAGAAATAAAGTACGAGTATACAAATAACcctaacaaaagaaaataaatggtTCTAAAGTGAATGCACCAACAATGACAAAACACAAAACATCCAGAGAGGTAAATTAACTAAAAGATAATGTGATTACTCTAAAATCCTCACTGTAATTACACTGAAATCCCCACTGTAATTACAATTCAAAAGCACTATAATTCCACTGAAAATGCACACAATAATTGCACTGAAATTTCATTGAAAATGCACACAGTAATTGCACTAAAATTTTACTGAAACATACATTGTGTTCAGTACAAATTTCAGTAAAATTACACTGTATTTCTAATAAAAACATATGCGTTTAAGAGACTAGAACATTGTGATTACACTTTAGTTTCAGTATTTTCCATTTAGACTTTCAAATGGTAAAATGGATTCAATACAAATCCAACAAAGAGAAACCCAAAATGTTAGGTTCTAAAAGTGCAAGCGGGCATTGCAAAACTAGGAAACTTCCACGACTTGCCTATGGAACTTGCAGTACTAAAAAACTAGGAAACTCACCAGTGTGATAAAAATTCAAAAATGTTGCAAACTAATGGAATTCAAATGGAAGTTACACTACTTACTTATGGAACTTACACTACTGATTAGGGAACTCAAACCTATGACTACATGACTCGTCGAGCGGGGCCTTGATTTCTATAAACACCTCACCATTGAATGAGAAACTTAGTCTCCGAAACGACTAAGACAGAAGACATGGTCAAGCCGACGCCGCCCTTGCTCACATGCCCGAATGGAATCAATATTTCCTTCGTCTAGTCTGGAAGGGAAAAAGACTGGCAGGGAACAGGACCGTGACTCTAAACCATTACATGAAAGAGAAGTTCATTCTCGTCATGATCTTGAAATGTAACACACACAAAACCCTAAGCATCAAATATATGAGGATACAACAACACTGACATGACCATATCAAACCATACTACAGAATGAGTGAAAAACTGAAATTGCATAACACCAAAACTGAAAATTACACAACCTAATAAGGAGATAGCATCTAAAGTACCAACACCACACTACAGAAGTACTAGGGCAGAGAAATTCATGAACAAAAAATAGCTGAAGATACAACACAGACCACCAAACACATACAAAACCAAAACAGAATGAATAAGAACATTCACATGACTAAGAACCTGACTTCAGACGAGGGAGGTTTTCCTAAATTACTACTGCATCTCTACATCCCTTGAACCTAAATTCAGATCAAGGATTGACAATTAGGACCTGCATCTACATCACAAGGGCCATTAGAATAAAAATTGACTGGTGAACCAAATTCAGAGCAAGGAGCAAGGATTGACCATTAGCACCTACTTCTACATCACACAGACGAGCAAAATCAACTGACCAGGGCAAAGGAAATTTAGAGCAAGGACTGAAATAAGCAACTGCATCTAGATCACACGAACATACAAAAACAAACGACCATGGAACCTACATCTAACCCCCAAAAAACACCCTCTGAATCAAACTCCCAGGCTAGCAGATATCAAATCAACGAGGGAAGAGCAAGGACCCACATCTACATAACAAGAACGATCAGGAATAAAACTACCAATACCACTAGATCCAGCAGATCAGACGCCTAGGCCAGCACATAGAAAATTGACAGGGGAAACGAATCCACCGCTACATCCATGCACCTACCACTACAAGAACAACAAAAATCGCTAGAGAAAATCCACCGCTACGAGTACACGTACACGTACATCTATATCAAGCACCAGGGGAATCGAATCAAACCAGTAGATCTAGAAGAAATCCAATGGGGAAAGAGAGCAGACGAGAATAACCAACCGAAACCACAAGGAACTGGATCAGAAATCAAGTTGCAGTAGAGAAGGAGCTCGGAATCGCCATGGTCGACAAGGAAATCGCCAAGGAATCGAAATGACAGAAATGAAAAAAGAAGGAGACAAAGAGGGCTAGGGCCTAGGGGATGGGCAATTGGGCAGTAACGGGTTCGCCCGGAAACTATTACGCGACCGGTAAGAAACATAAAAGGAAAACGCCCGAAAAAAGGCACCTCCCAGCATGAATCTCTGTGCAAGATTGAACGGCCACAAAATTGAATGATGCCCAATTGTAAAACACTCGTCTGTGAAATAGCAAAACCATTTTTCTATCTGTCATGCATAATCCTAGTATTGCTATTATTTCTACGTCAAATTAATACATGAATACTAGTATCTTATTACTAGCCACGAACCCATGAGACACGCTCGATCGATCGAGCTCTCCGTCACAACATCTGTCGAGGTCGAGGTCGCGTGCATGAAGGCACAAGAGTTTCGTCTCCTTCGATCCATCGACCGCCGGGGACGTGATAAAGACGACGATGACGGACATTGTCTCTTTGACATGGACACGGGCAAGAGGCGTGGAGGAATCCGGCGCGACCGCTGGCTGCACAGTGCCGACTGCTGACGGTGACTGCGTGACGCGCGCTATATCTGTCCACCGGTCGGCCTGTGCGGTGATGCGTGGAACCTTCGTGCGTTCTCCTCCACGTGCGTGCCTCATCCcacccggtgccggcgctgctgaccTGACCACCGGTCGCCGGTCGGTCGGTCCGTCGATCCATCAGCTGGCTAGCCGCGCGTGCGTCGTCCACTGGGGCCATGTGTGTATAAATAAGCTGGCCACGCCCACGATGCGATGCACATACATTCACTCGCCAGTCACCACCATCTCGCACGCGTCCAGCGGTGGagacgaagaacgagagagagagagagagttgttgcCATGGCGTCCAGAGAGGTCAGCATCCAGATGGCGTGGGTACTGAACGGCCAGCCGTGGTGTGCCCCGTCCCCGGAGCCGCTTCTCCTTCGTGTGCCGTCGCGGGCCGCCGGCATTTCTTCAATGGAGGCCGCCGATGCCGTCGTTTCCGGCGGCAGGACCACCAAGGAAGCGGCCGCGGCTTCTTACGCTGAGACGTCGAGCTCTGTCTTGATCAGCGTGCCAGGCTCGCCTTCGGGGCTCCACCTCGCGCAGCTTGGCATGCCGCCGTTCGTCCGCGCCAACGAGACCGGCGTGGACGCCCCTGCCGTGCCGCCAAGCGAGTCGACGGTCCAGCGGGCTCACTACCCGGCGGTGCCGCAGCTGCTGAAGCAGGCCCGACACCACTCGCAGCCGTCCCTGGTGGTCAGAGGCGGCGGAGAGGTGCCGGCGGTGCCGCGGAGCGACAGCTCGCGGGAGCGAGACCGGCGGTTTGACCACTTTAAGACGTTCTCTGGCCGCCTTGAGAGGCAGCTCTCCAGCGTCCACCGGGTGCCACAGGACACCGATGTCGAGAAAGGTGCGGCGTCAAAGATCTCAGAGGAGGACACCGACGAGGATGATGCCGTGCCCACCGCCGACCGCTACTTCGCCGCCCTCGAAGGGCCCGAGCTCGAGACCCTTCGTGTACGTACCACATCACCGGATTTTCACCTTCCCTTAACAAAAGCATCATTGTGTCTAATGACGGTGTGGATGTACAGCCGACGGAGGTGGCGGTGCTGCCTAAGGACGAGACATGGCCGTTTCTGCTCCGGTTCCCCATCAGCGCCTTCGGGATGTGCCTTGGCGTGAGCAGCCAGGCCATGCTGTGGAAGACCCTCGAGTCAGAGCCCTCCACCAAGTTCCTTCATGTGCACCCTGCTGCCAACCACGTCCTCTGGTGGATCTCTGTCACACTCATGGTTATTGTTTCCATCACCTACCTTCTTAAGGTCGTCTTCTACTTCGAGGCTGTCCGCCGCGAGTTTCATCACCCGGTGCGCGTCAACTTCTTCTTTGCACCATCGATTGCTTGCCTCTTCCTTGTCAAGGGTGTGCCGCATCCGGTGTGGGAGATCCACCACGTTGTTTGGTACCTTCTCATGTTGCCCATCTTGTGCCTCGACCTCAAGATCTACGGCCAATGGATGTCAAGCGGCGAGCGGCGCCTCTCAAAGGTGGCCAACCCATCCAACCACCTTGCTGTCGTTGGCAACTTCGTTGGTGCGCTGCTCGGCGCTAGGATGGGTCTCCGAGAGTTGCCAATCTTTTTCTTCGGCGTCGGGTTGGCCCACTATGCGGTGCTCTTCGTCACTCTGTATCAGCGGCTCCCCACCAATGTGCAACTCCCAAAGGAGCTCCATCCAGTGTTCTTCCTTTTCGTCGCCGCGCCTAGCGTCGCGTCCATGGCCTGGGCGAGGATCTCTGGTGAGTTCAACGATGGTGCGAAGCTACTTTACTTCATCTCACTATTCCTCTATGTGTCGCTAGTGGTACGCGTCAACCTCTTTCGGGGGTTCAGGTTCTCGCTGGCATGGTGGGCGTACACATTCCCAATGACGAGTGTGGCCTTGGCGACCGTGTTGTATGCATCGGAGGTAGACAATGTGCTGACCCGCTCACTGGTAGTCGGGTTGTCAGGAATTGCCGTTGTCACGGTCACCGGCGTGCTAGTCACCACCATGTACCACGCCTTCCTGCGGAAGGACCTCTTCCCCAATGACGTATCGATAGCCATCACGCGACGAAGGCCCAAGTTTAGCAAGATCCTCGCGCACCTTCGGTCGTCGAGCTCTGATGTCAAGGAGCTTGTTCTTTCCATCCCAAATTTAAGTTCCAGTTTCAAGCAGGGTGCATACTGCAATGACGCCAGCTCCAACTACAAGACGAGTGGCGGTGTCAGCGAGTCTCCTGTGGCACACGGGCTCGGAAGAGCAAAGTGTTAGGAGGCCCATGCACGAGCACGACATCCTGCATGTACGCACGGCTAACTTATGTTGATTAGTAGTGCTTTTATAGAGTTCTCTGTGtttttcttcattctttttcttctttgtgaaCTTGCTGCACATAGTTGTAGTTGTAGATTAGGAGTGATACCGTGAGCAATTTACATTGCCATGATAATGATATAATTGTCAGAGATAAGGGTTGAGCTTGTAAATTTAGTGGTTATACTTTTTTGTTCAGAAGTAGAAAAATCTCAGTTACATTTCTTAACTCTATTCTCGTCTCAAGTAACTACATAGACCTGAAAATTGGAAGGACATTTCACCAAAGGTGTATTAATAAAATGGATGGCTTAGTGTGTTGCAACTTTAGAAGGGAGGTTTTCAAAGTTTTAAGATAGAGGAGTATTCGCAAAATCATTTTTTATGTGTGACCGTGACATGCTTTCCACTCATTGAGCAAAATCAAGGTTACCGCTAATGGCGCCTCTCTCAAACTTAGCTTTTCTTACATTTTATTCTAATTAGAACATAACTTAACTTACATTTACTTTCAATTAAACATAACTTTGCTTAGATTTTTCTTTGAGGGGTTAAACCAAACTTTATTACTCAAACTTCACACGAAGTAGGGATTATGGGGTTCGGGCAACCAAACATGCCGCCCTTGATCCAAAGAATGTGAGAACTTTGCTAACCTATCAGCATCGGTGTCCGTTGCTCCATAACTTCATCATAGCCTTCGCAAAAAGTCCTTTACAAATATTACTTGCTACTTGGATAAGAGACGGATTAGGTTTCGTTCCACAAATCAAAACACTTGGTTAGTTACATAGTTGAAGATATAGACCAATATACACCTTCTGCCGCGACcttgactccaaaatacatgacgTTTTGCTTGGAAAAAGATGAAACTAAAGTATGCATAAAGCACATGACTTTAAATTCAGTCACAATCGTCTGCATTACTCCTTCTACGAGTCTACGACTGAGGGGGGGGGGAGGTGTTAGAAGTATAGTTGTGCTTAAGCTAGACATAAAGGTTAGAAATAGAATACACTAGAAGCAAAGGCGTGCGCGTTGCCACGCCATTTTTCTCCTTTGTCATTTATATAAGGTTATTTTTGCTtgctatatctactgtattatgtCTCCTCTAAATTTTTTGATAGGTCAATGACATAAACATATATTGTAGAGTGTAAAATAACTttgttttctaagaaagaatgcgGTTTGACTGCCTTAAACTATAATTCATTTTCTTTTCATCTAAAACAGCAGAGGTACCAAAGTAACTTATAGAACTTGTAGATCATAGATAAACATGATAAAAATGAGAGAAAGGTGACCTGATAGCTTTACAGCTAAGAAGCTCGCAACACCCCATGTACAGCAGGAGCATCATCAATGATGGGCATCACAAACACTCAACCACTCAAAAAATGATTCTACGTATAGCAGCTATAGTGTAGCATGCACATAGAAACCAGTAGTCTCTAGAGAAAATAAACAACTCAAAGTCCTGACAAAGCGTAGTAGCATCTGTGCTATCAAAGCCAAATGTCATTGATAAATTTAGAGAGTTTTAAAGGCAAAAAATGCAACAGCAAAAAGATACTCCAACATGAATAGGTTTGCACGTCATTGGCAATGTTCATGGCCCTGGTAAGCTATGACACCGACATATACTCTTTCTAGTCCACCCCTTGCAATTCATTCTCCTCAAAGGCAGTCAAGCCCTCCTTCTCTCGCATTGTCAGCTTATTCTTGTCAGAATTCTCTAGACATAGTAATTATACACCTCCTTCACAGTGGCTCGTCTGCTTTTGTCTTCAACAACTTCGACACATCCTCATCATGCGCGTTTGGTTGCCACCATATCTTAGTTGAGATCGATCATAGTGGAAGCCTCTCTCTTGCAAGAGAAGGCACACAACAACCTTACCGAGTGACAACGAATAAAGGAACCGGATGCAGTGACAGGAGCTAGGGACAATGCAAGAGGGATGCAAGGGCTTGGATTATTGGAGTCAGTGGTGCATGCTTGAACCACCTCCAATGCATGTGATATATATTTAATTCCCTCCCCTAAAAAGATTCCACATGTGTGTTCCTCTCCTCTCCAATACTTGTCTTAAATCCCATCTCTATATATACTTGTTGTAGTATGTTTTATCAAAGGTCCCATAACTTACAATATACATATGCAATGACCGCATTTTTAAACACTATACTAATGAATATATTTCTAGCGGCTCAATAACTGATATCAAACAAAATTTTACTATCTAATACTCCCTCTATCTCATATTAATCATCGAAATAGATGTATCTCGACGTATTTCATTGTTAGATATATTCGTTTGAGCGACAATTAATATAGGACGAAGGGGGTACTATATCTAATTATTTCTATTTTTGTAGGCATTTGGAAAAGAGCAGGAATGAGATTAGCTCATTCTTATACGTATAAATAAGATGCAACTATATAGTAAATGTTGTAGTAGAAAACTATATAACCAGAGCCGACGAATCGTTCCGCAGTtgcgaaagaaaagaaaatgagTCGTTCCGCTGGACAAGTCTCGCTGGTTAGCGTTGGCCTGGGCTGGCAGCccatttggcttggatgcattctAGTCCAACTATGCTTTCTCTCTGCACCCTAAAGCTGATAGTTGCTCTCACATAGGGAGATTAAGGTCGTGATTTGCCTCAACTTAAAATGTAATTTGTCGCCTACTTTGCCGCGGACCCATTCCATAAAATAGCACACACTATTACTCAGTAATGGAAGGGATCGAAGTGcgagcgcaatgcctcgcacaaCTGCGCGGAAATGGCCTCCTCTCGCCTCTCAGAGgcgcaagaacaagcatggaggcACATAGAGAGCCTTGTATTGGCGGCAGGCTAAAGATCTAGTCCAGCCTCGCCATTCTCGGCTAGGCCTTTGCGACACCACGACCACGTGCCTTCACTAACGAGAACACCATGCGCGAGGAGGGAAACTGGAGAGGGAGAGGAGCAGTGGCGCCAGGATTTTGAGGCTGGGTTGACAACAAAAATTACTCTAAACGTACTATAAAGACACCAGTACGACAATAGTAATTTTTTAATGCATCAAATCATACTAATTATACATAAACATAAAGACACCAGTACCTTTTGATTGACAGATTGATGACATCCCATCTTACAATCACTACTGCTTACAATATAACTTTGCGATCGCCTTTTTGAAAGAGATTGATGACATCCTCATCCTTTACTTGATTGAAGAATTCTCTCtcaacaaatgtaaccaaacaattgTTCAAGTAATCAATCCCCATTTTGCTCCTTAGCTTATTCTTCACATAGTTCATTGAAGAGAACACCCTTTCAACACTAGCAGTAGCTACTGGCAGAATTAATACCAACTTAAGAAGCTTGTAAACAATATAGTATTGTTCATGCTTGTTTGTCTCAACAAGCATAACTGAAAGCTCACACAGATTCTTCAAGTTTTGAAACCTTTCATCTCTACGCACATGAGTAACATACATGTTTAGTTGCCATGGATGTCTTGCCAGTTCATCACTTGTGAAATCATTAGCATAAATCTTTGTAGCAAGCCTAACCATTTTCTCTTGATCATAAGCAGCAAATAGACGAAGTGGACAAAATGCTGCTATGCAAGAAAGTAGATCTGTGTTTACCTCATCAAACCTGCCATTCAACTCACTAATTTGCCTATCAATGACACTCACATACATATCAACTTTGAAGCGATGGTAATTAGTTGCACCATTAAAGAAACCCCTTCTAGGCCGGCCGGCAGGAAAGTAAGGACCCTCCATATCAACAATTCTGATCTTATGATTTCTAAAAAAATCGAATCAACTAAAAAAATGAAACTCTGTTTTCTTTAGGACTATACCTTacgcaggggggggggggctgccgcTGGTCCCTGGGCTGGGCGGTGTCGCGGCGGGCGACGGGGCTggggtggggcggggcggcgatgCAGTCCGGTCGGCGCGGCCCCCGGTTGATCCTGGTGAATAATACAGGTGCCTGGGCCCTGGGGCTTGGCGGTCGGCGAGCATTGGCGGTGCTGAGGGGCTGAGGGCGGGGCAGCCGGGCGGGGCGGCGCCCGGTGACTCGGTGAGCGGGGGTCGCTGGGCGGCTAGGGATGTGTCCTGTGTCCCTGGTCCAGCGCTCGAGCAGGGGAAATGGGGATTCGGGAACGATCGAGTCAGTGAGAGAAGGGAGCGAGCGGTGGGTGCGTGCGGTGCCAGCTATGtattaattttatttttttgcGCTCAATAATGGGTATTCATACGAATATATACGAATACCCTCAACGCCGCCAGTGGAGAGGAGGCGCTTCCTTACGCGTGCTCGAGGTTGGGATGGTGCAGGGAGCGCTCGGCGGCGAGGTCCCATCGTGGTTATCTGTAGATGGGGAACGAAGAGATGCTGCGAGGAGAGATATGATGTCAAGGAAAGAGATATTACTCGAACCAGTACGTGGGGAGGTCACTTGGCGGTGGCATTTCTTTGTTATTTTGTCAAATTCGCATACCTCTACGGAGACCCGGTCATAATCAACGTTGATTCCATAGCCCAATTGATTCTCAACCAATTTACCCCTAGAAAGCTTAGTGATATAGGTGATTTAAATCATGTATGAGTTGTCTTGTACTCCTTCTGTAAACTAATACAagaacgtttagatcactaaaatagtaatctaaacatttttatattagtctacggagggagtattttatattTGACGCATTGTACTTTATACATACCCGACGGTCAGATAAATACACCAGAATGTTAGAGTTCTAATATTTTACATTGTATGTACACTATCCCACTGGTCTCTCACATGCATGAAGCACTTTATATGTCACTCACCTCTGGTGTGCTCTCGATGATCTGTAGGAATATAATGTTCCACTTCTATAAGCGGGCACGATGACTAAAACTCTCGGTGGATGGAGTCCTCCGGGTCATTCACGGCATGATGTCTCGCTCTTGTCTGAATCTCTACCATATACGTAGTACATATACGAAGAAAAAGGACCGACGGTTAGGGAAAGAAGGAGAAAAACCCATGGGGTTGGTCGTGCATGTTTGAAGCAGTATCGAGTTAGCTGGCGCAGGAATTGCTTGCATGCGCCGAAAAAATATTATAATTTGTGTATTATACATCTCCTTGTGTGGAGATAAAAGTAGTCGCTCCTGTTTCAAAGCTTGATTCAATTCCGGCGTGCTGCTCGCTTTTTCTACAAACATTTTGTTAGGACCCGGAGATGGTGCATATTCACATCTGCAATGTTTGTATAGTAACCTTTTTCCACCCTCAAGTTCGCCATGGATTTACCTTTTCCACACAAACTAATAGTACTAAGCATGTACATGACGTACGTCCATCGTTGTTGGTTGATTTACATTTACATATGCTTGTGTAAGAGTATCTACAGCTGGGCATCACTAGTTTGGTCACTCAAATGCCACGGACACACCAAGTTTAACTGCTTATATTTTGGGCCAAATAACTACACCTCTTAAATTATCCTCCTCATCTTTTCAGGCATTTCAGTGAGTACCTTATGTGCAACCTCCCAGAGCATGCACGCGGCTAGATCTAACCTCCCAGAGCACGCAGCGGCTGTCTGGCAAGCGGCTGTGGCTAGCACGCAAGTCTGAAGCATGCACGCTCGCAGCCGTGGCTGCATGCGGCTGCAGCTGCACGGCTACGTGGGCATGTGAGCACGTCGGCCACCATGCACGGTTGTGGCGGCCAGCGCGAGCATAGCAGGGGGCACGAACAACGGCGGAGCTATGTACAACACTGAGGGCCGCACGACTGCATACCGCTTAACACAATCGCTAAGGGCGAGTTTGGTTGCCCTTATCGAGCCTAACTAGACCCGCCCGGTGTAGCCTTTTTTCGGATCTCGGTTGTTTGGTTTCTCGCATACACTATTGAGCCCGCATAGTATGGTTCTTAAAGAACCCCTAGGCCTGGCCCGGTGGGAACGGACGAATCGGCAGTTTCTCGAGAGTCAGGCCCGAGTGATGCTTCGAGGCACATGTGGGTGGCTATCTGGAGACGTGTGTCTCGAGTTAATCCCCCTCTCTCTTCCTAATCctcatcccctctctctctctccctccatgGCCCGCTTGTTCTTCTCCTCTGTGGCCAGCGCCACCCGCAGCTCGCCGCTGACCCGCTACAGGTCGCGGTCGAAGCGGCCCCTCGGCTTGGCGACAGCGACGCCCTCCTGTTCCGCCCGGCACCGGATCGCGCTCCACAAACGCGGCGATGACAAGCCGGAGAGATTCGGTGTTAATGACGCGCTCACCGGCGCCATCGAGCGCGAAGGCGAGCAGGTCGCCCGCGGAGGCCTGGTCGAGCACGGCCGCGAGGTGGAGCTCCAGGTCACGGCACGTCTTGGCAGAGGCCTCGGAGGTGACGGCGTCGTGAAGGAGGCGACAAAGGAACGCTACGGGAAGGGGCGCATCGCctgctaaagggagcacggcgacaACGGACTCGAGGACAACGGCCTCACGAGCGAGGTCCCGAAGGCACTGGCGGCGGCGGGGAGCCTATACGTGCAGCACAACTTCCTGATGGGGTTCCCGGTGCCGCCGACACCGCTGTCGGACTCCGTTGCGCTGTGCCTGTCCTACAACTGCATGGACCTCCCATCCTCCTCCGCAGCTGACGGGTGCCCCACGATCGGCGGGCCCCTGGAGACCAGGCCCGCGGACCAGTGCCAGGGCAGCGGAGGCGACTGCTGAGCCTTCGCCGCACGCCGTCGCGCCGATGCGCCGTGGGCTGACAGACGGGGCTTGGTCGTCTCGCCTCGTCCCGTCTCCTGCTCCACGCGACACAGGCGGGCGGCGAGCCAGGtgcggccacggccacggcggcgAGTCGGGCACGTCCACAGTCGCTGGGGGTTGGTGGTGGGCACGATGGGCAGTGGAAGCTCCGGCACGCTCAAAGTGTTTGACAAAATGTCAAGCCCAACCTGATGGCTGTTAAGTTTTCTTGTTAACGTTGGTAATTAGCTGCATGTATACAACCAAACGTCGGGTGAAAATTGCTTCGCGATGACTAGACCCTCAATGCAGGCAACCAATTAACTGGTCATCTACGTTTTTGACCCTGTTTTTGCTACCTGGGCACTGCTCAGTCTGGCTCGTTTTCCCTCTCTGAGCCAGGCCACACAACGaaagcaaccaaacacgccctaacgGCGTTAGAGGTATATTTCTCTTATAGCAAGATGGAAGGAGGTCTCACCTGAAGAATTTCCCTGTCCCCTGATGCAACACATTAAATTTTAAATAGTTGATGCccccaatctctactcctaatgtctcagttggtagtctgcCTCGGTTAATTTTCGTCCCACCTACCATGGTTTTTTTGTCCTCCCTCACACCTCCCAGAAAACTCGAACCAAACCACCTAGCGATGCCTCTACATACTCCCATCGCAAGCAACAGAACCAGACgacaaaaaaatctacgaaaaaaaaccagcgaaaaaaaacGGACACGacctgcacgcacgcacgcacgcacgcatggtGTACTCGAGCGAGAACCTCTCGCCCTCACAACTCATAGAGCAGATCCATTCGCCGCCGCCTATCCCTGCGCTACCTATATACCTTCGCCGCCGCCCTCCCATCAATCTGCCGCCGATCCCTACGCTACCTACATCCCTTCGTTGCTGCCCTCCCATAATCATGCCGCCGATCCTGGAGCTACCGCCATCCCTTCAGCGCCGCCATCCCATCAAGCCGCCGC
Proteins encoded in this window:
- the LOC123182649 gene encoding S-type anion channel SLAH2-like, yielding MASREVSIQMAWVLNGQPWCAPSPEPLLLRVPSRAAGISSMEAADAVVSGGRTTKEAAAASYAETSSSVLISVPGSPSGLHLAQLGMPPFVRANETGVDAPAVPPSESTVQRAHYPAVPQLLKQARHHSQPSLVVRGGGEVPAVPRSDSSRERDRRFDHFKTFSGRLERQLSSVHRVPQDTDVEKGAASKISEEDTDEDDAVPTADRYFAALEGPELETLRPTEVAVLPKDETWPFLLRFPISAFGMCLGVSSQAMLWKTLESEPSTKFLHVHPAANHVLWWISVTLMVIVSITYLLKVVFYFEAVRREFHHPVRVNFFFAPSIACLFLVKGVPHPVWEIHHVVWYLLMLPILCLDLKIYGQWMSSGERRLSKVANPSNHLAVVGNFVGALLGARMGLRELPIFFFGVGLAHYAVLFVTLYQRLPTNVQLPKELHPVFFLFVAAPSVASMAWARISGEFNDGAKLLYFISLFLYVSLVVRVNLFRGFRFSLAWWAYTFPMTSVALATVLYASEVDNVLTRSLVVGLSGIAVVTVTGVLVTTMYHAFLRKDLFPNDVSIAITRRRPKFSKILAHLRSSSSDVKELVLSIPNLSSSFKQGAYCNDASSNYKTSGGVSESPVAHGLGRAKC